A part of Carassius carassius chromosome 4, fCarCar2.1, whole genome shotgun sequence genomic DNA contains:
- the LOC132139846 gene encoding myelin proteolipid protein-like isoform X2: MGCYDCCIRCLGAVPYTSLLATLLCYTGVALFCGGGHEALTHTRTFVELYFAREVQDFTVLADFIKYFQYVIYGLASFFFLYGLLLLAEGFYTTSAVKQTFGEFRSTKFGRCFSLTFIILTYMLAVIWLVVFGFTAIPVLFFINMESSCHKVNILSETTLFNQQSRVCMDARMYGFLPWNAVPGIVCGNTLANICKTPEFYVTYDLYICAFAGAGITLLALFIYVVATTYNYAVLRFLGRKGIRC, from the exons atgg GTTGCTATGACTGCTGCATCCGCTGCCTGGGCGCCGTGCCCTACACCAGCCTGCTGGCCACCCTGCTCTGCTACACTGGCGTGGCGCTCTTCTGTGGAGGAGGGCATGAggcgctcactcacacacgcacattcGTAGAGCTCTACTTTGCAAGGGAAGTCCAGGATTTCACTGTACTGGCAGACTT tataaaatatttCCAGTATGTGATCTACGGTCTGGCCTCCTTCTTTTTCCTCTATGGATTGTTGCTCTTGGCTGAAGGTTTTTACACCACCAGTGCAGTAAAGCAGACTTTTGGAGAATTCAGGAGCACAAAGTTTGGGCGTTGCTTCAGCCTGACT TTTATAATCTTGACGTACATGCTCGCTGTGATCTGGCTAGTTGTCTTTGGCTTCACGGCCATTCCTGTGCTCTTCTTCATTAATATGGAAAGCTCCTGTCACAAAGTCAACATTCTGTCGGAAACCACCTTGTTCAACCAGCAATCAAGAGTCTGTATGGATGCACGGATGTATG GGTTTCTTCCCTGGAATGCTGTGCCAGGGATTGTTTGTGGAAACACACTGGCAAACATCTGCAAAACACCAGAG TTCTACGTGACCTATGACCTTTATATCTGTGCATTTGCTGGAGCAGGAATCACCCTTCTTGCCCTG ttcatttatgtggttGCCACCACCTACAACTACGCCGTTCTAAGGTTTCTTGGAAGAAAGGGAATCCGTTGCTAG
- the LOC132139836 gene encoding type-2 angiotensin II receptor-like: MEKESTYNLTAPSVSLLHHNMTSCDYISTSTWQYQKKVIPAIYSLIFLLGFLGNMLVVCVLFHSSGRRTVANTYLMNLAMSDLLFLSSLPFWAVYYSLDYNWVFGKVMCKLCGGLVTINVYASIFFITCMSVDRYYAIVYPLHSQSSRSINRARCVSGIIWVVAALTTLPTVVFRDIHIISSNNVTACVIYFPSSCWQTGLTLAKNTLGFFLPFVIIATCYSRIAVHLLATPNYLEQDYTRLVHVLRMVVAVVLVFFFCWFPFHVLAFLGALGELGVEWDCWVLQAIHKLLPFFICLGFSNSAINPFLYCFVGNHFQEKLWQFYGDVLSQKRDSISTRLSSFSRKLSDLKETVPMEILEQQNNL, from the coding sequence ATGGAAAAAGAATCCACCTATAACCTGACTGCACCTAGTGTGTCTTTGTTACACCATAATATGACCTCATGTGACTACATATCTACCTCCACCTGGCAGTACCAGAAGAAAGTGATTCCCGCTATCTACAGCCTCATTTTCCTACTGGGTTTTCTTGGGAACATGctggtggtgtgtgtgttgtttcaCAGTTCAGGCCGAAGGACTGTAGCCAACACGTATCTGATGAATCTAGCCATGTCAGACTTACTGTTTCTGAGCTCTTTGCCATTCTGGGCTGTGTACTATTCGCTGGATTACAACTGGGTTTTCGGGAAGGTTATGTGTAAGCTGTGTGGAGGTCTGGTAACGATAAACGTCTACgctagtatatttttcatcaCCTGTATGAGTGTTGATCGATATTATGCCATCGTCTACCCACTGCACTCTCAGAGCAGTAGGAGCATAAATCGGGCCAGATGTGTTAGCGGCATTATTTGGGTCGTGGCGGCTTTGACAACGTTGCCAACAGTTGTGTTCCGTGACATACACATTATTTCCAGTAACAATGTTACGGCTTGTGTAATTTATTTCCCCAGTTCCTGCTGGCAAACCGGTTTAACTCTTGCTAAGAACACCCTCGGATTCTTCCTGCCATTTGTCATCATTGCAACCTGCTACAGCCGAATCGCTGTGCACCTTCTGGCCACCCCAAACTACCTGGAGCAAGACTATACCCGACTGGTCCATGTTTTGCGAATGGTGGTCGCTGTGGTGTTGGTGTTTTTCTTTTGCTGGTTTCCATTCCATGTCCTGGCGTTCCTCGGAGCTCTGGGAGAGCTGGGTGTGGAGTGGGATTGTTGGGTGCTTCAAGCGATCCATAAACTCCTGCCATTCTTCATCTGCCTCGGCTTTTCCAACTCTGCCATAAACCCTTTCCTGTACTGTTTTGTGGGAAATCACTTCCAAGAGAAACTGTGGCAGTTTTATGGGGATGTGTTGTCACAGAAAAGAGATTCTATCAGCACAAGACTGTCTTCCTTCTCCAGGAAACTGAGTGACCTTAAAGAAACTGTGCCTATGGAGATTCTTGAGCAGCAGAACAACCTGTAG
- the LOC132139846 gene encoding myelin proteolipid protein-like isoform X1 — MFPVKQPWLCKALGCYDCCIRCLGAVPYTSLLATLLCYTGVALFCGGGHEALTHTRTFVELYFAREVQDFTVLADFIKYFQYVIYGLASFFFLYGLLLLAEGFYTTSAVKQTFGEFRSTKFGRCFSLTFIILTYMLAVIWLVVFGFTAIPVLFFINMESSCHKVNILSETTLFNQQSRVCMDARMYGFLPWNAVPGIVCGNTLANICKTPEFYVTYDLYICAFAGAGITLLALFIYVVATTYNYAVLRFLGRKGIRC, encoded by the exons ATGTTTCCAGTGAAACAGCCGTGGTTGTGTAAAGCGCTAG GTTGCTATGACTGCTGCATCCGCTGCCTGGGCGCCGTGCCCTACACCAGCCTGCTGGCCACCCTGCTCTGCTACACTGGCGTGGCGCTCTTCTGTGGAGGAGGGCATGAggcgctcactcacacacgcacattcGTAGAGCTCTACTTTGCAAGGGAAGTCCAGGATTTCACTGTACTGGCAGACTT tataaaatatttCCAGTATGTGATCTACGGTCTGGCCTCCTTCTTTTTCCTCTATGGATTGTTGCTCTTGGCTGAAGGTTTTTACACCACCAGTGCAGTAAAGCAGACTTTTGGAGAATTCAGGAGCACAAAGTTTGGGCGTTGCTTCAGCCTGACT TTTATAATCTTGACGTACATGCTCGCTGTGATCTGGCTAGTTGTCTTTGGCTTCACGGCCATTCCTGTGCTCTTCTTCATTAATATGGAAAGCTCCTGTCACAAAGTCAACATTCTGTCGGAAACCACCTTGTTCAACCAGCAATCAAGAGTCTGTATGGATGCACGGATGTATG GGTTTCTTCCCTGGAATGCTGTGCCAGGGATTGTTTGTGGAAACACACTGGCAAACATCTGCAAAACACCAGAG TTCTACGTGACCTATGACCTTTATATCTGTGCATTTGCTGGAGCAGGAATCACCCTTCTTGCCCTG ttcatttatgtggttGCCACCACCTACAACTACGCCGTTCTAAGGTTTCTTGGAAGAAAGGGAATCCGTTGCTAG